The genomic DNA CACCACACAATAGATCCGAGCGAGATTGTCGTCGGCGCGGGCATTGACGGACTTCTGGATAGCATCGCGCGGTTAACCGTGACCAAAGATACGCCAGTCGTGACCAGCCTTGGCGCGTATCCGACGTTCAACTACCATGTGACTGGCTATGGTGGCGTGATCCACGAGGTTAAGTATACCGCTGATTTTGAAGACCCAGAACAGCTGATCGCCAAAGCACGAGAGGTCGGCGCGAAGCTGATTTATATGTCTAATCCCGACAATCCGATGGGCACATGGCACAGCAGCGCGACGATCCAGCGGATGATCGAAAACGTGCCGCACGGCTGTCTTTTGGTGCTCGATGAGGCGTATGTCGAACTTGCACCACAAGGAACGGCGCCCGCGATCAATACCAATGATGCGCGGGTGATCCGGCTGCGCACGTTCTCAAAGGGGTACGGCTTGGCCGGCGCGCGGGTCGGCTACGCTGTGGGCCATAAGACGTTGATTTCGGCGTTCAACCGCGTGCGCAATCACTTCGGGATGAGCCGGATTTCCCAAGCTGGCGCGCTTGAGGCATTGGCAGATCAGGACTGGCTGGCTGATGTGTGCGACAAGGTCGAAGCGGCGCGGCAAACGCTTTACCAGATCGCGGAAGACAACGGATTGACGGCGATCCCATCCGCCACAAATTTTGTTACCATTGATTGTGGGCAGGATGGCGCGTTTGCCCGTTCAGTTCTGAGCGCCTTGATCGAAATGAGGATATTTGTGCGCATGCCGTTCGTCACACCACAAGATCGCTGCATCCGGATTTCATGTGGAACCCCAAAAGACATGACGCTGGTTGCCAAGGCATTGCCCAAAGCGCTGGCCCTAGCATCTGGCCAAGCCTTGGGCAGATGCTAGGGCAAAGCCTTGCACGGATCAGGTTCACAAAAAACTTAAGTGATATTTTACGGACAGCCGTCAAAATTGGACTGATACACTACAGGAGCATGCCATGCGCAAAACCTATAAAAGTGACGAAAATTACACTGACGCGTTTTGATCACCGCAGGTCTTTTGTTATTCATGGCATTTTTCACACTGGCGGCCGCCAAGGGGTTCATATGGGTCCTGTTGTGCGCAGCACTGATCGACGGCTTGATCCGCCTACGTGCTGCGCGGCTTCGTGCCGCCTGCACGGGTTAGATCGGCCAACACCTGCGATGCCGCTTCCAATGCGCCTGCGCCGTGGGGAATGCCCAACGCCTTTAGCCCTGCGTCGATCGTACCAAGGAACCCCAACACCATATGGCCATTGACGTGGCCCATGTGTCCGATGCGAAAGAATGCGCTGGCGGGGGAGCGGCCCAAACCGATGCCCAATGTCACGCCCATATTGTCCTCGCACCATGCCCGAAGCACGTCGCCCTGACCCTCATCGAGCCGCAAAGACGTGATCGCACGCGACCGCGCCGCGGGGTCGGCCACGTTGATCTGCATCGGCCCCGCCGATGACCACACATCAGTGGCCGCCCAGATCGCATGGGCCAACCCGTCATGGCGCGCCCAAACATTTTGCAGCCCCTCGTCATTGATCATATCGAGCGCTTCGCGCAGCCCGTAAATGTGATGCGTCGGCGCGGTCCCATCAAAAAATTTCCAGTATTCATCGCCCACAACACGTGGCCGCCAATCCCAATACTTCGACACGCGACTGGCGGTTTCACGCACCGCGTCTGCCTTGTTATTGAACCAGACAAACCCGATACCCGGCGGTGTCATCAAACCCTTTTGGCTGGCGGCGACGGTGATATCCACACCCCAATCGTCCATATGATATTCGTCGCACCCCAGCGACGCGATGGCGTCACACATCAACAATGCCCCGTGGCCTGCACGATCCATAGTCGCGCGTACGCCTTTGATATCATTCAGAACTCCGGTTGATGTATCAACCAGAACCGTCAACACCGCCTTGATGCGCCCAGTTGTGTCGGCTTTCAACACGGCCTCAACCTGCGCAAGGTCAACAGCGTCGCTGTCGCCAAAGTCAATTGTTTCAACCGCGGCACCCAGCCCCTGAGCCATCTCGCCCCAACCGACGCAGAACCGTCCCGTCGCGAGGACCAGAACTGTGTCGCCATCGTTGAGGATATTCGACAACGCCGCTTCCCAGACACCGTGGCCGTTGCCAACGTAGATGGCCACGTCGTGGCGCGTTCCAGCAACCGCCTTCAGGTCTGGAAAAAGGCTGCGCGTCACATCATGAAGCTCACCCGTATAGATGTTGGGCGCCGCGCGGTGCATCGCGCGCAACACACGGTCCGGCATCACAGACGGCCCCGGAATTGCGAGATACGTCAAACCATTGGCAAACATGTTGTGCGTCCTTAAATGAATGGTGTCAGGCGGACATTATCTTGCGAAAATGCAGCGTCAATGGCGGACAGGCGATCCTGAACATGCCAGCACCTTTCACCTGTGTTCAATAGCGCCTAGAAGTAGGTAAATTGAAGACGGAACCGCAATGACCGACCCCGCCCAAACGCCCGCGCCTGCCGCGAAATCTGAACGCACAAGTCGCGCTATGTTCCAGTGGCTGTGGGGTAATTATTTGCGCCGCCACATCGTGTTGTTGTTGGTCGCAGTGGCATTGATGGTCATCGAGGGATCCACATTTGGCGTTCTGAGTTACATGATGCAGCCGATGTTTGATAACGTCTTTATCGGCGGTCAACAGGGGGCAGTCTGGATCATTGGTACGGTCATTCTGGCGCTTTTCATGGTTCGCGCGGTGACGTCCCTCACCCAGCGCGTGATCCTCAAACGGATCGCAGAGCAGAGCGCGGCAGACATTCGCACCGACCTTTTGCGCCACCTGATGCGACTGGACACAGCGTTCCATCAGGCCCACCCCCCTGGCACGTTGATCGAACGGGTGCAGGGCGATGTGCAGGCGTTGGGGGGCGTTTGGACGGGGCTGATCACCGGCCTTGGCCGCGATATGGTCGCGGTTGTCGCACTATTTTCGGTGGCGCTGTGGGTCGATTGGGTTTGGACCGCTATTGCTTTGATTGGCATCCCCATTCTGGTGCTGCCATCCTTTGCAATCCAAGGCTATGTACGCCATAAAGCTCGCGCGGCACGCGAGGTTGCAGCCGATATGTCCACCCGACTGGATGAGGTATTTCACGGCATAAACCCCATAAAACTCAACAGTTTAGAAGACTACCAAGGGAAGCGGTATGAGGCCCTGACAAGTCGCCGTGTGCGCACCGAGACGCAGGCCGCGTTCGGTCAGGCGATGATCCCGAGCTTAGTGGATATCATGGCAGGCCTCGGGTTCTTCGCCGTGCTGTTATACGGCGGCAATCAGATCATTGACGGGCAGAAAACAGTCGGCGAATTCATGGCGTTCTTCACCGCCATGGCCATCGCGTTTGACCCTCTGCGTCGTCTGGGCAACCTGACCGGCCTGTGGCAAGCTGCCGCCGCTGCGATTGACCGCTTGCTCGATCTATTTGACGCACAGCCAACTTTGCTCTCCCCCAACGACCCTGTGGCGATCCCCGTAAACGCGCCAAAGATCAGCTTTTACAATGTCTCACTCAGTTACGGTGATCTGCCCGTTCTCAACGGCGCGACGTTTACGGCGCAAGCGGGCCAAACGACTGCTCTGGTGGGTGCATCTGGCGCTGGCAAAAGCACGTTGTTCAATGTGTTGACCCGTCTTGTGGAACCACAATCAGGCAGTGTCAGCTTGGATGACACGCCGATCAACACCCTAGCGCTTACGGACCTTCGCAGCCTTGTGTCAACTGTGTCACAAGACGCGGCGCTGTTTGACGAAACCCTGCGCGACAACATTTTGCTGGGTAAGACAGCTATCACGGACGATGTCCTGAACGCGACGCTCGATGATGCCCATGTCGCCGATTTCCTTGTTAAACTGCCTGCCGGCCTCGACAGTCCTGCAGGACCGCGCGGATCGAACCTATCAGGTGGTCAGCGCCAACGCGTCGCCATTGCGCGCGCCCTGCTGCGCGATACACCGATCCTGTTGCTGGATGAAGCGACCAGCGCCCTGGACACTAAATCAGAAACCATCGTGCAAGGTGCCCTTGACCGTCTTGCAATGGGACGCACGACCCTTGTGATCGCGCACCGCCTGTCGACGATTCAGAACGCGCACAAGATCGTGGTGATAGACAAGGGCCGTGTCGTTGATGAAGGCACACACACGGACCTGCTCGCACGTGGTGGGCTTTATGCCGATCTGTACCGCTTGCAGTTTCGCGACGGTAAACAGGTGATCGACGGCAAAAACCGCCCCCGCAAGCAAACTATAGCCGCTAAATCGAACGCGCGGCCACAATCCTGGCTTGCGCGTCTGTTCAATCGCCCCGAACGACATTAGGTAACAATTATGATTAATCGCACCCTTATTCGTTTGTCCGGCCCCGATACCGTTGAATTCCTGCAAGGGTTGATCACGAATGATGTGGCCAAGACCAGCGGCGGCCTTGTTTACGCAGCACTTCTGACACCACAGGGCAAATACATCGCGGATTTCTTTGTCACCGCGCAAGACGGCGCGTTGTTGATTGATGTCGCCACGTCCCATGCGGCGATGCTGGCACAGCGTCTGACCATGTACCGTTTGCGTTCGGACGTGCAGATCGCAGAGGCGCCACTGTTAGTGTCACGTGGCACGGGTACGGCGCCCAACAGTGCTCTGCCCGACCCGCGCCATGCAGCCCTTGGGTGGCGTCTGATCGCAGCCACCGACCAAAGTGACGACACGGATTGGGATGCGCTGCGCGTGGCACACGTAATCCCGGAAACCGGCATTGAACTGACGCCCGAAACCTACATCCTTGAAGCCGGATTTGAGCGTCTGAATGGCGTTGATTTTCGCAAAGGCTGCTACGTCGGTCAGGAAATCGCTGCGCGGATGAAACACAAAACAGAGCTGAAAAAAGGTCTCGCGCAGGTGTCGATCTCTGGGGTAGCCCCCGCCAAGTTTCCAATGGGAACCGAAATCACCACCAACGGCAGACCCGCTGGCACACTTTACACGCAATCTGGCGGCCTCGCGCTTGC from Octadecabacter antarcticus 307 includes the following:
- the ygfZ gene encoding CAF17-like 4Fe-4S cluster assembly/insertion protein YgfZ produces the protein MINRTLIRLSGPDTVEFLQGLITNDVAKTSGGLVYAALLTPQGKYIADFFVTAQDGALLIDVATSHAAMLAQRLTMYRLRSDVQIAEAPLLVSRGTGTAPNSALPDPRHAALGWRLIAATDQSDDTDWDALRVAHVIPETGIELTPETYILEAGFERLNGVDFRKGCYVGQEIAARMKHKTELKKGLAQVSISGVAPAKFPMGTEITTNGRPAGTLYTQSGGLALAHLRFDRATGDMQAGGATLRRT
- a CDS encoding pyridoxal-phosphate-dependent aminotransferase family protein, producing the protein MFANGLTYLAIPGPSVMPDRVLRAMHRAAPNIYTGELHDVTRSLFPDLKAVAGTRHDVAIYVGNGHGVWEAALSNILNDGDTVLVLATGRFCVGWGEMAQGLGAAVETIDFGDSDAVDLAQVEAVLKADTTGRIKAVLTVLVDTSTGVLNDIKGVRATMDRAGHGALLMCDAIASLGCDEYHMDDWGVDITVAASQKGLMTPPGIGFVWFNNKADAVRETASRVSKYWDWRPRVVGDEYWKFFDGTAPTHHIYGLREALDMINDEGLQNVWARHDGLAHAIWAATDVWSSAGPMQINVADPAARSRAITSLRLDEGQGDVLRAWCEDNMGVTLGIGLGRSPASAFFRIGHMGHVNGHMVLGFLGTIDAGLKALGIPHGAGALEAASQVLADLTRAGGTKPRST
- a CDS encoding pyridoxal phosphate-dependent aminotransferase is translated as MNKNTENDPRLTALAASLPTSVPFIGPEAQERSAGAPFKARLGANESVFGPSPKAIRTMRMAVKDSWMYGDPESHDLRMALATHHTIDPSEIVVGAGIDGLLDSIARLTVTKDTPVVTSLGAYPTFNYHVTGYGGVIHEVKYTADFEDPEQLIAKAREVGAKLIYMSNPDNPMGTWHSSATIQRMIENVPHGCLLVLDEAYVELAPQGTAPAINTNDARVIRLRTFSKGYGLAGARVGYAVGHKTLISAFNRVRNHFGMSRISQAGALEALADQDWLADVCDKVEAARQTLYQIAEDNGLTAIPSATNFVTIDCGQDGAFARSVLSALIEMRIFVRMPFVTPQDRCIRISCGTPKDMTLVAKALPKALALASGQALGRC
- a CDS encoding ABC transporter ATP-binding protein → MTDPAQTPAPAAKSERTSRAMFQWLWGNYLRRHIVLLLVAVALMVIEGSTFGVLSYMMQPMFDNVFIGGQQGAVWIIGTVILALFMVRAVTSLTQRVILKRIAEQSAADIRTDLLRHLMRLDTAFHQAHPPGTLIERVQGDVQALGGVWTGLITGLGRDMVAVVALFSVALWVDWVWTAIALIGIPILVLPSFAIQGYVRHKARAAREVAADMSTRLDEVFHGINPIKLNSLEDYQGKRYEALTSRRVRTETQAAFGQAMIPSLVDIMAGLGFFAVLLYGGNQIIDGQKTVGEFMAFFTAMAIAFDPLRRLGNLTGLWQAAAAAIDRLLDLFDAQPTLLSPNDPVAIPVNAPKISFYNVSLSYGDLPVLNGATFTAQAGQTTALVGASGAGKSTLFNVLTRLVEPQSGSVSLDDTPINTLALTDLRSLVSTVSQDAALFDETLRDNILLGKTAITDDVLNATLDDAHVADFLVKLPAGLDSPAGPRGSNLSGGQRQRVAIARALLRDTPILLLDEATSALDTKSETIVQGALDRLAMGRTTLVIAHRLSTIQNAHKIVVIDKGRVVDEGTHTDLLARGGLYADLYRLQFRDGKQVIDGKNRPRKQTIAAKSNARPQSWLARLFNRPERH